Proteins encoded by one window of Fibrobacter sp.:
- a CDS encoding oligosaccharide repeat unit polymerase → MFSWVMEYPESTFAFLLSLFCLVQAIWLKRDFFSPITVYCFSQSITLGIAFLRLDPAMTDFKPKTWMIWILGMVAFCTGSFLVKLYAKSKRIPCEVVASTPAKNYNWHLHLFFSFAAFLLFLVGVYGVVQTAGNLLIFTGDPAKWMSKDVNYGYYALLISSGPLPVLLFGVASFKKFNSDNFVRLVSKFMVIFTIVLNLCAYPNRTALFFNVGFLIILVNFLYKRISPIVISFVLVLAVGAFVGISSVRSQYGGSDAEGKAMDVVMKLPYMYVANNYWNLDYAVNSPPDREIHPHTYGVDFFHGIFEYARVSGSFRTSFRWDDAFNERIQKVYGFNTVNYLWDVYKDFFIFGVFFFPLLCGMGLTLLYLKLCRPFTPRQVALYTFFIYFVGWWFFTSGYKQGIYCIWGALVFVVTTICSFRPRNEIAKDGSPEKAGELPADALVANEVDQKLEAK, encoded by the coding sequence ATGTTCTCCTGGGTAATGGAATATCCAGAGTCGACCTTCGCTTTCCTGCTGTCGCTCTTTTGCCTTGTGCAGGCTATCTGGCTTAAGCGCGATTTTTTTAGCCCTATTACCGTCTATTGTTTCTCCCAGAGCATTACCCTTGGAATCGCATTCTTGCGTCTTGATCCGGCCATGACGGATTTCAAGCCCAAGACATGGATGATATGGATTCTTGGGATGGTTGCCTTTTGTACAGGAAGTTTTCTGGTAAAGCTCTACGCGAAGTCCAAGCGAATTCCGTGTGAGGTTGTTGCTTCGACTCCTGCCAAAAATTACAACTGGCATCTGCACTTGTTCTTTTCCTTTGCTGCGTTCCTCCTTTTTCTTGTGGGAGTGTACGGAGTTGTTCAGACGGCTGGCAACCTGTTGATTTTTACCGGCGACCCTGCGAAGTGGATGTCCAAGGATGTGAATTATGGTTACTACGCCTTGTTGATTAGCAGCGGGCCGTTGCCTGTTCTTCTCTTTGGTGTAGCTTCCTTCAAGAAGTTCAATAGTGATAATTTTGTCCGACTGGTATCCAAGTTCATGGTGATCTTTACCATTGTCTTGAACTTATGTGCCTATCCCAATAGAACGGCTTTGTTCTTTAACGTTGGATTTTTGATTATCCTGGTGAATTTCCTTTACAAGAGGATTTCTCCCATTGTCATCAGTTTTGTATTGGTTCTTGCTGTTGGCGCCTTCGTTGGTATCAGTAGCGTTCGTTCCCAGTACGGTGGAAGCGATGCGGAGGGCAAGGCCATGGATGTGGTGATGAAACTTCCCTACATGTATGTGGCCAACAACTACTGGAACTTGGATTATGCTGTCAACTCTCCGCCGGATAGGGAGATTCACCCCCACACTTACGGCGTTGATTTCTTTCATGGGATATTTGAATATGCCCGAGTTAGCGGTAGTTTTAGAACCAGTTTCCGCTGGGATGATGCCTTTAACGAAAGAATCCAAAAGGTATATGGCTTCAATACGGTGAACTACCTGTGGGATGTGTACAAGGACTTCTTTATCTTTGGCGTATTCTTCTTCCCGTTGCTGTGCGGTATGGGACTGACCCTTCTGTACCTTAAGCTGTGTAGACCGTTTACGCCGCGGCAGGTGGCGCTGTACACCTTCTTCATCTACTTCGTTGGATGGTGGTTCTTTACGTCGGGCTACAAGCAGGGCATTTACTGTATCTGGGGTGCGCTTGTATTTGTTGTGACCACCATATGTTCCTTCCGGCCGAGAAACGAGATTGCTAAGGACGGTTCTCCAGAGAAAGCCGGCGAGTTACCAGCGGATGCGCTTGTTGCGAATGAAGTAGACCAGAAGCTGGAAGCTAAGTAG